From one Nitrososphaerota archaeon genomic stretch:
- the ppdK gene encoding pyruvate, phosphate dikinase — translation MIEELASDIFFFEEGDPDNKKILGGKGAGLAKMTQLGLPVPPGFTISTRECTRYYENNKRLSENLKRDIRKAMGILEKKTGHGFGDPKNPLLVSVRSGSAVSMPGMMDTVLNVGLNEKTLKGIIDQTGNPRFGYDAYRRFIQLFGKVVLHVKDEKFPKTFDEGKASAEELKNAGKQFKAVCQKETGEPFPEDPYEQLFRAVAAVFESWNSKRCVDYRREFKIGPDVANGTAVNIVTMVFGNMGNDSGTGVVFTRDPGTGEKTLYGEYLLNAQGEDVVAGIRTPSPVHEMEKEIPKTYKELLDLTEKLEKNYKYPQDVEFTIERGKLYLLQTRNAKMNAVAQVKTVVDMTGEKLITKKDALLKITPETLEQMLHKRIDPSVKVEPKTKGIGASPGAASGIVIFDADTAEKRGRSGEKVIMVREETKPEDVHGFFASQGILTSRGGKTSHAAVVARGLGKPCVVGAADLRIDVNKRQFTVNNVTVKEGDSITLDGTSGEVYLGNIPTVDPEPTPEMAELLKWADENRRLGVRANVDTPENARLARSLGAQGIGLCRTERMFNATNRLPIMVSMILADSEEERRKYLDQLTPMMEQDFKEILTAMEGYPVTIRLLDAPLHEFLPNIEPLIEEVRTLKESKASKAKIAEKERVLQKARELAEVNPMLGHRGVRVGVTYPEIYGSQVRAICEAAADLAKDGVNAKPQIMIPQVALKEELMKIQDLVKQVQGEVEKERKVKLNIKFGTMIEVVRACVTADQIAEVAEFFSFGTNDLTQATFSFSREDAENKFLPLYEAKGIIKQNPFQTIDKSGVAELMKIAVTKGRSTRKDLEVGICGEHGGDPASIEICNNIGLTYVSCSSYRIPIARLAAAQSNLKVAKEITP, via the coding sequence TTGATTGAGGAGTTAGCCTCGGACATTTTCTTCTTCGAGGAAGGAGACCCGGATAATAAGAAGATTCTAGGCGGCAAAGGCGCTGGCCTAGCTAAGATGACTCAGCTAGGACTGCCTGTTCCACCCGGTTTCACAATCAGTACGCGAGAGTGTACAAGGTATTACGAGAACAACAAGAGATTATCAGAGAACCTGAAGCGCGATATTCGTAAGGCTATGGGGATTCTGGAGAAGAAGACGGGGCACGGCTTCGGTGATCCTAAGAACCCGCTTCTCGTGTCAGTAAGATCGGGTTCAGCCGTCTCTATGCCCGGTATGATGGATACAGTTCTGAACGTGGGGTTGAACGAGAAGACGCTTAAGGGCATTATCGACCAGACAGGTAATCCCCGGTTTGGTTATGATGCGTATCGCAGGTTTATTCAGCTCTTCGGAAAAGTTGTGCTCCATGTTAAGGATGAAAAGTTCCCCAAGACCTTTGATGAGGGAAAAGCATCAGCGGAAGAGTTGAAGAATGCGGGTAAACAGTTCAAGGCAGTCTGCCAGAAGGAGACTGGTGAACCGTTCCCGGAAGACCCGTATGAACAGCTTTTCAGGGCTGTCGCAGCCGTGTTTGAAAGTTGGAACTCGAAGCGGTGCGTCGACTATAGACGCGAGTTCAAAATCGGGCCGGATGTTGCGAACGGAACCGCTGTAAACATTGTGACAATGGTTTTCGGAAACATGGGTAATGATAGCGGTACAGGTGTCGTCTTTACCCGTGACCCTGGAACAGGTGAGAAGACGCTTTATGGCGAATACCTTCTCAACGCGCAGGGTGAAGATGTTGTCGCAGGCATCCGGACACCCAGCCCCGTTCATGAGATGGAGAAGGAGATCCCTAAGACCTACAAGGAGCTTCTTGACCTAACTGAGAAGCTTGAGAAGAACTACAAGTATCCTCAGGATGTTGAGTTCACAATTGAGAGAGGCAAGCTCTACCTCCTCCAGACGCGTAACGCCAAGATGAACGCCGTCGCCCAAGTCAAGACGGTAGTAGACATGACTGGTGAAAAACTCATCACGAAAAAGGATGCGCTTCTAAAAATAACACCTGAGACGCTTGAACAGATGCTTCACAAACGCATAGATCCCTCCGTGAAGGTTGAGCCGAAGACGAAAGGCATCGGTGCATCTCCAGGAGCAGCTAGTGGAATAGTGATTTTCGACGCAGACACAGCTGAGAAACGGGGACGCTCAGGTGAGAAGGTCATCATGGTGCGTGAGGAGACGAAACCAGAGGATGTTCACGGCTTCTTCGCTTCACAGGGCATCTTAACCAGCAGAGGCGGAAAGACCAGTCACGCAGCGGTAGTGGCTAGGGGACTCGGTAAGCCCTGTGTCGTCGGTGCAGCTGATCTCAGGATAGATGTGAACAAACGACAGTTCACCGTGAACAACGTGACCGTTAAAGAAGGGGACTCAATTACGTTAGATGGAACATCAGGCGAGGTCTACCTCGGCAACATTCCGACTGTCGATCCTGAACCTACTCCTGAGATGGCTGAGCTACTGAAGTGGGCTGATGAAAACCGTAGGCTCGGTGTGAGAGCAAATGTGGATACGCCTGAAAACGCTCGTCTAGCCAGAAGCCTCGGGGCTCAGGGAATAGGACTCTGCCGAACAGAGCGAATGTTCAACGCCACTAACAGGTTACCCATCATGGTGTCTATGATACTCGCAGACAGCGAAGAGGAGCGGCGCAAGTATCTCGATCAGCTGACACCTATGATGGAGCAGGACTTTAAGGAGATTCTCACCGCGATGGAGGGTTATCCCGTCACAATCAGGCTGCTCGATGCGCCTCTGCACGAGTTCCTGCCCAACATAGAGCCGTTGATCGAGGAGGTTAGAACTCTAAAGGAGTCTAAGGCATCTAAAGCAAAGATCGCGGAGAAGGAGCGTGTTCTGCAGAAGGCTCGTGAACTAGCTGAGGTTAACCCGATGCTGGGGCACCGCGGTGTCCGTGTTGGGGTAACCTACCCGGAGATATATGGCTCGCAGGTGCGGGCGATATGCGAAGCTGCAGCAGATCTTGCGAAGGACGGTGTGAACGCTAAGCCTCAGATAATGATCCCACAGGTAGCGTTGAAGGAGGAGCTGATGAAGATCCAAGACTTGGTGAAGCAGGTACAGGGTGAGGTTGAGAAGGAGAGAAAGGTGAAGCTCAACATCAAGTTCGGCACCATGATTGAGGTAGTACGAGCCTGTGTAACCGCTGACCAGATAGCTGAGGTAGCGGAGTTCTTCAGCTTCGGAACCAACGACTTAACACAGGCCACCTTCAGCTTTAGCCGTGAAGACGCGGAGAACAAGTTCCTGCCGCTATACGAAGCGAAAGGCATCATCAAGCAGAACCCCTTCCAGACAATCGACAAGAGCGGAGTCGCTGAGCTGATGAAGATCGCCGTAACCAAGGGTCGCAGTACCAGAAAGGACTTGGAGGTCGGGATCTGCGGCGAACATGGTGGAGACCCAGCTTCAATAGAAATATGCAACAACATCGGATTAACCTATGTAAGCTGCTCATCCTACCGGATACCCATTGCCCGACTAGCAGCCGCACAATCAAATCTCAAAGTAGCCAAAGAAATCACGCCTTAA
- a CDS encoding basic secretory family protein, with protein MKPTQPPVVKGKYCKVDYSKTPTEQEYARHVATLADEVIPKIKSLHTGRDSDAEITFMLERGLSSPAATAGKTVYLNLDHFDRIAKVYGSREADDGAIVHETDHAIMYAPRYDSATAWLIEGIADYIRDKLGYERETKGAIRGSYPHFEEGKATSDYQVTAYFLMFLEKLSPTIVEDLASEMVENTYSAETFKKLLGKPLIDLVKTYSDEERNKPE; from the coding sequence GTGAAGCCAACACAACCACCTGTGGTGAAAGGAAAATACTGCAAGGTAGACTACTCGAAAACACCTACTGAACAGGAATACGCTCGACACGTCGCCACACTAGCTGACGAAGTCATACCTAAGATCAAGTCGCTACACACAGGACGCGATTCGGACGCGGAAATAACATTCATGTTGGAGCGCGGCCTCAGCTCACCTGCTGCAACCGCGGGAAAAACAGTCTACCTAAACCTAGATCATTTCGACAGAATCGCCAAGGTTTACGGAAGTCGAGAAGCGGATGACGGCGCAATAGTTCACGAAACCGATCATGCAATAATGTATGCGCCAAGATATGACAGCGCGACAGCTTGGCTTATAGAAGGAATCGCGGATTACATCAGAGACAAACTGGGCTATGAAAGAGAAACCAAAGGCGCTATTCGAGGAAGCTATCCTCACTTTGAAGAAGGCAAAGCCACCTCGGACTACCAGGTCACCGCCTACTTCCTAATGTTCCTAGAAAAACTCAGTCCAACCATCGTCGAAGACCTCGCCAGCGAAATGGTAGAAAACACCTACAGTGCAGAAACCTTCAAGAAACTACTTGGAAAACCGCTTATAGACCTAGTTAAAACATATAGTGACGAAGAGAGAAACAAGCCGGAATAG
- a CDS encoding AAA family ATPase — MSNLNKSEKKKKTQKHEAAHADESQFSQFYWARHRPARLLFHIPLLLTSRDYRTYRFFKISEKKRMKKAEKWAKKFSKDTRWSQVTIDKVVGRDNEVSLLIDAVDYHILRIQDKDPQFAKMYATPPPKVFILESDPGWGKKFLAHAIQREAQERGAKEGIKVTPETLKSSDVSSWLMGVSEKQLESKMNALFATPSVIFIDNAQAFAEKPQSIGSDIERESRRISEALERSLERLKDNPIRSIAILSTNNFASMPETIRLIAERINLNGMKEEHLIEICRRRCRESGVDVDPEKLYHALSQTLRMVGKSDTTPSDINKAFILATNKVQGPYREALRNRLDGAAFTEPPKPTVDDFISIASDIAAYTEEEVSTMVKETRQFTKPTERYRDVGGLHDVLGRVITEIKCALDPELAKQLGYEPPIGFLFYGPPGSGKTLLAKAIAGEEGAKVRVVSGSEVYQKEVGETERNIRSIFSEARKEAPSIIIWDEIDAVAVTRGSRSGDPVHAAATTILLSELEGLKSGGGRVLFIGITNRRDIIDEALLNRLLAVEFTYPKNAKERREVLEVHLRKTANFLSKDATIDKIMRIFLQRTFSPRVVSYTIRSAVAERTKEVVACREMLKALRDQDKDKIGIIRGNYGEQLLYIEDTAKRENVTLEDVYSRIAASAENPMSYPLTLQHLERVFNLAVKSEEFEELKEMQRIYRSSESEIGKSYGLATAEGGDEQRGLIIIVESEIFPRSNRSESLLVLGTVSDSVKESVKVAVEFLRKYYPKIDGYDIDVHIITPAEGAAREELKLWGPSAGMAIAASIASALWRIPLSPNVCMTGKIELKSGLAGLVGGIHPKKGSGKIDIAADEQFKAVIIPTLGYGKLVKDYQEYVDAIGARGTEIIGGKDFFDYLSAASGLSRAAIMKKLHILSGKPK, encoded by the coding sequence GTGTCTAATTTGAATAAGAGCGAGAAGAAAAAGAAGACGCAAAAACATGAAGCTGCTCATGCCGACGAGTCACAGTTCTCCCAGTTCTACTGGGCTAGGCATCGACCAGCTAGGCTCCTCTTCCATATCCCTCTACTCCTCACCAGCCGAGATTATCGAACCTACCGTTTCTTCAAAATCTCCGAGAAAAAACGGATGAAGAAGGCGGAGAAGTGGGCTAAAAAATTCAGCAAAGACACCAGATGGTCTCAGGTAACAATAGATAAGGTTGTAGGGCGAGACAACGAAGTCTCCCTGCTGATCGACGCGGTTGACTACCACATTCTACGCATACAGGACAAAGATCCGCAGTTCGCCAAAATGTACGCTACTCCACCACCCAAAGTGTTCATACTTGAAAGTGATCCCGGCTGGGGAAAGAAGTTCCTCGCCCATGCAATTCAGAGAGAAGCGCAGGAGCGCGGCGCAAAAGAAGGCATCAAGGTCACCCCTGAGACGCTGAAGTCGTCAGACGTTTCATCCTGGCTTATGGGTGTTTCAGAGAAGCAGCTCGAAAGCAAAATGAACGCGCTCTTCGCAACACCTTCAGTCATCTTCATAGATAATGCACAGGCCTTCGCTGAGAAACCTCAATCCATAGGCAGCGACATAGAACGAGAAAGCAGAAGAATCTCCGAGGCCCTAGAAAGATCTCTGGAGCGGCTTAAAGACAACCCGATAAGATCAATAGCAATCCTCTCCACAAACAACTTCGCAAGCATGCCTGAAACAATCCGGCTAATCGCTGAACGGATTAATTTGAACGGCATGAAGGAGGAGCATCTAATCGAAATCTGTAGAAGAAGATGCAGAGAAAGCGGAGTCGACGTGGATCCGGAGAAACTCTACCACGCCCTGTCACAAACATTGAGGATGGTGGGCAAAAGCGACACAACGCCCTCCGACATCAACAAGGCCTTCATACTCGCCACGAACAAAGTGCAGGGCCCCTACAGAGAAGCTCTCAGAAACCGCTTAGACGGCGCAGCCTTCACAGAACCTCCGAAGCCTACAGTGGACGACTTCATCTCAATCGCATCAGACATAGCTGCATACACAGAGGAGGAGGTCTCCACAATGGTGAAGGAGACAAGACAGTTCACCAAACCCACTGAAAGATATCGAGACGTAGGCGGTCTCCACGATGTCCTTGGAAGAGTAATCACTGAGATAAAATGCGCATTAGACCCCGAGCTAGCCAAGCAGCTAGGATACGAGCCGCCAATCGGCTTCCTCTTCTATGGTCCACCCGGCTCCGGCAAGACCCTTTTGGCGAAAGCAATAGCCGGAGAGGAGGGCGCTAAAGTCAGAGTAGTAAGCGGCTCAGAGGTGTATCAGAAGGAGGTTGGTGAAACTGAAAGAAACATTCGAAGCATCTTCAGCGAAGCGAGGAAGGAAGCCCCCAGCATAATCATATGGGATGAAATCGACGCTGTAGCTGTAACGAGGGGATCTAGATCCGGGGACCCTGTTCACGCGGCGGCCACCACAATTCTGCTAAGCGAGCTTGAAGGGTTGAAATCCGGCGGAGGCAGAGTCCTGTTCATCGGCATCACGAACAGAAGAGACATTATTGACGAAGCACTGCTGAACCGCCTGCTTGCAGTGGAGTTCACCTATCCGAAGAACGCTAAGGAGCGAAGAGAGGTGCTGGAGGTTCATCTCAGGAAGACCGCCAATTTCCTGTCGAAAGACGCTACAATCGACAAAATCATGAGAATATTTCTGCAAAGAACCTTCTCCCCGAGAGTAGTATCTTACACAATCAGATCGGCCGTGGCTGAACGGACCAAAGAGGTCGTGGCCTGCCGAGAGATGCTGAAGGCGCTGCGCGATCAAGATAAAGACAAGATAGGCATCATCAGAGGAAACTACGGTGAACAACTGCTCTACATCGAAGACACAGCTAAACGGGAGAATGTAACGCTAGAGGACGTGTATAGTAGAATAGCGGCGTCGGCAGAGAACCCTATGTCATATCCGTTGACGCTGCAGCATCTGGAACGAGTCTTCAACCTAGCTGTGAAGAGCGAAGAGTTCGAAGAGCTGAAGGAGATGCAGCGAATCTACCGAAGCTCCGAGTCCGAAATCGGAAAGAGCTACGGCTTAGCCACCGCAGAAGGAGGAGATGAGCAGCGCGGCCTAATCATCATAGTGGAATCAGAGATTTTCCCGAGATCAAACAGATCGGAAAGCCTATTGGTTCTAGGGACAGTAAGCGACTCAGTAAAAGAGAGCGTAAAGGTCGCCGTGGAGTTCCTGAGAAAATACTACCCAAAGATAGACGGTTACGACATAGACGTACACATCATCACCCCCGCGGAAGGCGCGGCTAGAGAAGAACTCAAGCTCTGGGGACCCTCCGCAGGTATGGCGATAGCCGCATCGATAGCGTCAGCCCTCTGGCGTATCCCACTAAGCCCAAATGTCTGCATGACCGGAAAAATCGAGCTGAAAAGCGGCTTAGCCGGTCTCGTAGGCGGCATACATCCGAAGAAAGGATCAGGCAAAATCGACATAGCTGCGGATGAACAGTTCAAAGCGGTCATCATCCCAACCCTCGGCTACGGAAAACTCGTCAAGGACTATCAAGAATACGTAGATGCAATAGGGGCGCGAGGAACAGAAATCATCGGCGGCAAAGACTTCTTCGACTATCTAAGCGCAGCCAGCGGATTATCAAGAGCTGCGATAATGAAAAAGCTACATATCTTATCGGGGAAGCCTAAGTGA
- a CDS encoding D-glycerate dehydrogenase, which yields MPNLNSRPKIYVTRQIPPPGLDILAEHCDVTVHSDEKPPSRDEILRQIRGKDGLLCMLTDRVDAAIIDAASKLRVVSSFSVGVDHIDVPEATRRGVYITYTPGVLTDATADLAFALLMAAARRIAEADQYVRSGRWKAGWSPTILLGEGVYGKTLGVVGLGRIGEAVAKRALGFRMRVLYYSRRRSPEKEMELGVEYCPLDALLKESDFVSLHIPLTEETRRLIDRERLKSMKRNAILINTARGPVVDEDALAEALEKRWIAGAGLDVFSAEPLPAGSPFLKLRNVVLAPHIGSATNETRRRMSEISARNLLAVLKGEEPPHLFNPDVKKIRPLSKTKML from the coding sequence ATGCCGAATCTAAACTCTCGGCCGAAGATCTACGTTACCCGGCAGATACCTCCACCGGGGCTGGATATCCTCGCTGAGCATTGCGATGTGACCGTTCACTCGGATGAGAAGCCTCCGAGTCGAGATGAGATTCTCAGGCAGATCCGTGGAAAAGATGGGCTTCTCTGTATGTTGACGGATAGAGTTGACGCGGCCATTATTGATGCAGCATCCAAACTTCGAGTTGTCTCGTCTTTCAGCGTCGGGGTTGACCACATAGATGTGCCTGAAGCGACTCGCAGAGGCGTCTACATCACCTATACACCGGGGGTTCTGACCGATGCGACGGCTGATCTAGCCTTTGCGCTTCTAATGGCGGCCGCTAGGCGAATTGCTGAGGCTGATCAGTATGTTCGGAGCGGGAGATGGAAGGCGGGTTGGTCACCTACGATACTTCTAGGGGAAGGCGTGTACGGCAAGACGCTTGGAGTTGTTGGGCTTGGCCGTATCGGCGAAGCGGTTGCTAAGAGGGCTTTGGGGTTCCGGATGAGGGTTCTGTACTATAGTCGGCGGCGTTCACCTGAGAAGGAGATGGAACTCGGGGTTGAGTACTGTCCTCTTGACGCGCTTCTAAAGGAGAGTGATTTCGTCTCGCTTCACATACCGTTAACCGAGGAGACGAGGCGCCTCATTGACCGGGAACGGCTCAAGTCGATGAAGAGAAACGCAATTTTGATCAACACGGCCAGAGGACCTGTTGTGGATGAGGATGCTCTCGCCGAGGCTCTTGAGAAACGTTGGATAGCAGGTGCTGGCCTGGACGTCTTCTCAGCCGAACCGCTCCCTGCCGGCAGTCCTTTCCTGAAGTTGAGGAACGTGGTTCTTGCCCCGCACATCGGAAGCGCAACCAATGAGACCCGACGGCGGATGTCCGAGATTTCAGCTAGGAATCTTCTTGCTGTTCTGAAGGGGGAGGAGCCTCCACACCTGTTTAACCCGGATGTGAAGAAGATACGGCCGCTCTCAAAGACTAAGATGCTCTAA
- a CDS encoding Glu/Leu/Phe/Val dehydrogenase, translating to MTTTYQQMISKPEKNQFDIAVEQFDRAAELMNLDSGSRAILRQPQKILCVSIPVKMDNGYIEVFQGFRSQHNNARGPYKGGVRYHPQVTIHEVKALSMWMTWKGAVSGIPYGGGKGGITVCPQDLSKGELERLSRGYFNAISDIVGPDRDIPAPDVYTDGQTMAWFMDEFSKIKRYNAFGVVTGKPLSIGGSLGRGTATARGLAFTVEEAAKVLKMDLKKTTAAVQGYGNAGAYSHMFLEEMGVKVVAVTDSHGGAYSKKGLSYKKVSDHKAKTGSVAGAEGAKSISNEELLQLDVDILVPAALENQITEKNASKVKAKLIAEAANGPTTPEADDILFKNGTTVIPDILANAGGVSTSYLEWVQNNMSYYWTAEEIDQKLKGIMVTAFKEVWKTTRKHNVDMRQGAYVHAISQVAEAMKARGWV from the coding sequence ATGACAACCACATATCAACAAATGATCAGTAAACCCGAGAAGAACCAGTTCGATATAGCGGTTGAACAGTTCGATCGAGCAGCGGAGTTAATGAATCTTGACAGCGGCTCACGAGCAATACTTAGGCAGCCACAGAAAATCCTCTGCGTCAGCATCCCGGTCAAAATGGATAACGGATACATCGAGGTGTTCCAAGGATTCAGATCTCAGCATAATAATGCACGCGGCCCCTACAAGGGTGGTGTCAGATATCATCCGCAGGTGACGATACACGAAGTCAAAGCGCTCTCCATGTGGATGACTTGGAAGGGCGCAGTCTCCGGCATACCTTACGGCGGCGGAAAAGGAGGCATCACAGTTTGCCCACAGGATCTTTCAAAGGGAGAGCTGGAGAGGCTCTCAAGAGGCTACTTCAACGCCATCTCAGACATCGTGGGACCGGACAGAGATATCCCCGCACCAGATGTTTACACCGACGGACAAACTATGGCGTGGTTCATGGACGAGTTCAGTAAGATCAAGAGATACAACGCCTTCGGAGTCGTCACAGGTAAACCGCTTAGCATAGGCGGCTCACTTGGACGAGGCACCGCTACTGCACGAGGACTAGCATTCACAGTTGAAGAAGCGGCTAAAGTTCTGAAAATGGATCTTAAGAAGACGACTGCGGCTGTTCAAGGATACGGAAACGCCGGCGCCTATTCACACATGTTCCTAGAGGAGATGGGTGTGAAGGTGGTCGCCGTCACAGACTCTCACGGTGGCGCATACAGCAAAAAGGGATTGAGCTACAAGAAGGTGTCTGATCACAAGGCCAAGACAGGCTCAGTCGCCGGCGCTGAAGGCGCGAAGAGCATTTCAAATGAGGAGCTGCTGCAGCTGGATGTCGATATACTAGTACCAGCGGCGCTGGAGAACCAGATCACCGAGAAGAACGCGTCGAAGGTGAAGGCGAAGCTAATCGCAGAAGCTGCGAACGGACCCACTACACCAGAAGCAGACGACATCCTCTTCAAGAACGGCACAACGGTAATACCGGATATTCTAGCTAACGCAGGCGGAGTCAGCACATCCTACCTAGAATGGGTTCAGAACAACATGAGCTACTACTGGACCGCTGAAGAGATAGATCAGAAGCTGAAAGGAATCATGGTAACAGCCTTCAAAGAGGTTTGGAAGACGACCCGGAAACATAACGTTGACATGAGGCAAGGCGCTTACGTCCACGCCATCAGCCAAGTAGCCGAAGCCATGAAGGCCAGAGGCTGGGTCTAA
- a CDS encoding CPBP family intramembrane metalloprotease, which translates to MNNRMGTTLAIYFVSVALLFGAGLIIGGGSVYWQMVIPLILLVILVAILRFTGLGGDEVEPRGAADVFAKHLAVFASAMAARVVFITVFDYPAEKIPVIYLVVLTVFWVEGRSGRELGLVRSRLGRSLAAGLIIGLIFYFLSSLLYAAGAPLLLSFSPKFSPVALNLDVLVSTVVSSFILAALSEELLFRGYLQGGAERAVGPDRAVIYSAFLFGLWHIAWGIPLAANPVAALVYGLSYVMFAFSFGIVLAVAYRSTANVAPSIMIHGTWNTLAILIPVSSTSSIFLGDTWRSLSFGFTILLLFRVTPRIVRLLGVERPQL; encoded by the coding sequence ATGAATAATCGAATGGGCACTACGCTGGCGATTTACTTCGTTTCAGTAGCTCTGCTCTTCGGAGCCGGTCTCATTATAGGTGGTGGGTCGGTTTACTGGCAGATGGTGATCCCGCTTATCCTGCTAGTCATCCTAGTTGCGATACTGAGATTCACCGGATTGGGAGGAGATGAGGTGGAGCCCCGTGGCGCTGCAGATGTTTTCGCGAAGCATCTAGCTGTTTTTGCGTCGGCGATGGCGGCTAGGGTAGTTTTCATCACAGTGTTTGATTATCCCGCGGAGAAGATCCCTGTGATCTACCTTGTGGTTCTGACCGTCTTCTGGGTGGAGGGTCGTTCGGGCCGTGAGCTCGGGTTAGTTAGAAGTAGACTGGGGCGGAGCCTTGCAGCCGGGTTGATTATCGGGTTGATCTTCTATTTTCTGAGTAGCCTGCTTTATGCGGCGGGTGCCCCGCTGCTGCTGAGCTTCTCACCGAAGTTTTCACCGGTCGCGTTGAATCTCGATGTCTTGGTTAGTACTGTGGTGTCATCGTTTATCTTGGCTGCTTTGAGCGAGGAGCTGCTCTTCAGGGGGTATCTGCAAGGAGGGGCTGAGCGCGCAGTAGGTCCTGATCGGGCTGTTATTTATTCAGCGTTTCTCTTTGGGTTATGGCATATTGCTTGGGGAATACCGTTAGCAGCCAATCCGGTGGCCGCTTTGGTTTACGGTTTGTCTTATGTGATGTTCGCGTTTTCCTTCGGGATCGTCCTAGCTGTAGCGTATCGTTCAACTGCTAACGTGGCTCCTTCAATTATGATTCACGGGACTTGGAATACTCTTGCAATCCTTATTCCAGTCTCCTCAACCTCTTCGATATTCCTAGGAGATACATGGCGTTCACTGAGCTTCGGCTTCACAATTCTTCTTCTCTTCCGGGTAACACCTAGGATAGTTCGGTTGCTTGGTGTTGAGAGGCCGCAGCTTTAG
- a CDS encoding CBS domain-containing protein encodes MILVRDAMVSDVVSVDSEATLKETCRIMGEKHIGSVIVTKSGRPEGIFTERDLLSKVITKNVDIGRSRVKDYMSAPLTVIRPDYELKEAARAMTQLHIRRLPVVENDKLVGIITSSDIVRAMAKDPLEI; translated from the coding sequence TTGATACTTGTTAGAGACGCCATGGTTAGCGACGTCGTTTCGGTTGACTCCGAGGCCACGTTGAAGGAGACCTGCCGCATCATGGGTGAGAAGCATATCGGTAGCGTAATCGTCACGAAAAGCGGTAGGCCAGAAGGAATCTTCACCGAACGCGATCTCCTTTCAAAGGTGATTACCAAGAATGTGGACATTGGGAGAAGCAGAGTCAAAGACTACATGTCAGCACCTCTAACAGTTATACGGCCCGACTACGAATTGAAGGAAGCTGCGCGAGCCATGACTCAACTGCATATTCGCCGGCTCCCAGTAGTTGAGAATGATAAGCTGGTGGGCATCATAACCTCCAGCGACATTGTGCGGGCGATGGCGAAGGATCCGCTGGAGATATAG